The sequence CTTCGAAATTTTAACTCACAAGAGACTAATTGATATAGTTGATCCTACACCTAGGACTATGGACGCGTTAAGAGACTTAGATCTACCCGCAGGAGTTGATATAGAGGTTAAGGTGTAAGAGAGGAGGAAAACTTGCAATGGGTAAAATGTTTATGGGTTTAGTTGGAAAAAAACTGGGCATGACAAGTTATATTACACCATCAGGCGTAATACCCGTGACAGTTGTACAGGCTATAAAAGGAACTGTTGCTGATAAGAGGACGGTTGAAAAAGATGGATACGAGGCTGTTAGAGTGGCTTTTCAAGAGTGTTCTGAGAGAAAACTAAATAGACCTGAGCTTGGACTTTTTAAAAAAGCTTCTATAAAGCCTCATAAGAAAATCGTAGAATTCCAAAATAACAGTTTGAACGTAGGCGATACCATAGATATATCTATGTTTTCAGTTGGTGACAACATTAATGTTACAGGAATTACGAGAGGTTTTGGTACCAGTGGCACTATCAAAAGATGGAAGTTCCAAAGAGGGCCGATGAGCCACGGTTCAAAGAACATCAGGAAAATCGGTTCAACAGGAGTAGGGACAGGAATGAGCAAGATAATAAAAGGAAAGAAAATGCCAGGTCATATGGGCAACGTTAAAAGAACTGTTAAGAATATATCAGTAGTTGATCTTATGCCCGAAGACTATCTTGTAATCCTTAAAGGTTCTATTCCTGGACACAAAAACTCCTTTGTTATTTTGTACAAAGGAGGAAACGCATGATTTCTGTATATGATTTAGAGGGAAATAAAGTTAGAGAAATTGAATCCGATTTGATTGATGTTAAAGATAATTCGCACGTTGTCTATATGCAGGTTGTAAGAGAGCTAGCAGGAATGAGATCGGGTAGCGCATGTACCAAAACACGTGGAGAAGTAAGAGGCGGAGGGAAAAAACCATATGCCCAAAAGCATACTGGTAGGGCCAGACATGGTTCAATTCGTTCTCCGATATGGAGAAAAGGAGGAATTACATTTGGCCCAAAACCCAGAAAATATAGTTTTTCTCTGCCTAAAAAAGTTATAAAGCTTTCAAGAAATATTGCGCTTAAAAATCTTATTGCTCAGGATAGATTTATAGTAGTTGAAAATCTTTCAAATATTGAACCAAAAACAAAGTTTGCTACTAATTTTGTAAAAAAACTTCCTGGAGAAAATTGTAAAAGTTTAGTAGTTGTAGATGACTATTTCGAAAACGTTTTGCGCGCTTTTGCAAACCTCCCAAATTTTAGAATAGTTGACGTGAATAATTTAAAGGTAGCCGACATTCTTTGGTCTCAAAGAGTAATTTTGACTCCCGAGGCTTTAGAGTGTCTAGAGACCTGGAGGTGATAAGAGATGTTTGACCCATATCGCTATGTAATTAAACCTGTTGTTACTGAAAAGAGCACGGATTTGGCTGGGAAATATAATCAATATACTTTTATTGTTAGTAAAGATGCTAATAAAACTTCTATTAAGATGTCTATAGAAGAAATTTTCAAAGTTAAGGTAAAGGATCTTAAAATAATTAACGTCAAAGGTAAACCTAAAAGAATGGGAAGGAATGTCGGTTTAACCTCTTCTTTTAAGAAAGCCATAATAACTTTGATGCCAGGAAATAAGATTGAGATCTTTGAAGGCGTTCAATAGGGAGGTTAAAAAATATGTCTGTTAAGAGTTATAAGCCATATACAGCAAGTAGAAGGTTCATGACTGTTTCTTCTTTTGATGAAATATCAAAGGATAAGCCGGAGAAATCGCTTATAAAGGGTTTAACCAAAACTGGAGGAAGAAATAATTTTGGAAGAATTACTTCAAGATTTCGCGGTGGTGGTCACAAGCGTTTATATAGGCAAATTGACTTTAAAAGGGATAAAGATGGAATAGAGGCAAAAGTAGTTTCTATAGAGTATGATCCAAATAGAAGTGCAAGAATTGCTCTTTTGAGTTATAAAGATGGTGAAAAGAGATATATTATCTCGCCTGAGGGACTAAAAGTTGGACAGACTGTGCTTTCTGGTCCTGAAGCAGATATAACGGTAGGTTCTTGTCTGCCTCTGAAATATATACCCCTTGGTACTATTGTTCATAATGTGGAACTTTATCCCGGGAAGGGAGCT comes from Thermodesulfobium acidiphilum and encodes:
- the rplB gene encoding 50S ribosomal protein L2, coding for MSVKSYKPYTASRRFMTVSSFDEISKDKPEKSLIKGLTKTGGRNNFGRITSRFRGGGHKRLYRQIDFKRDKDGIEAKVVSIEYDPNRSARIALLSYKDGEKRYIISPEGLKVGQTVLSGPEADITVGSCLPLKYIPLGTIVHNVELYPGKGAQLVRSAGAGAQIMSKEGNLVSLRMPSGEVRFVNSNCKATIGQVGNLDHENVSIGKAGRKRWLGRRPHNRGSSMNPVDHPHGGGEGKAPIGHPGPLTPWGKPTLGHKTRKRHKPSDKYILRRRNK
- the rplD gene encoding 50S ribosomal protein L4; protein product: MISVYDLEGNKVREIESDLIDVKDNSHVVYMQVVRELAGMRSGSACTKTRGEVRGGGKKPYAQKHTGRARHGSIRSPIWRKGGITFGPKPRKYSFSLPKKVIKLSRNIALKNLIAQDRFIVVENLSNIEPKTKFATNFVKKLPGENCKSLVVVDDYFENVLRAFANLPNFRIVDVNNLKVADILWSQRVILTPEALECLETWR
- the rplC gene encoding 50S ribosomal protein L3; the encoded protein is MGKMFMGLVGKKLGMTSYITPSGVIPVTVVQAIKGTVADKRTVEKDGYEAVRVAFQECSERKLNRPELGLFKKASIKPHKKIVEFQNNSLNVGDTIDISMFSVGDNINVTGITRGFGTSGTIKRWKFQRGPMSHGSKNIRKIGSTGVGTGMSKIIKGKKMPGHMGNVKRTVKNISVVDLMPEDYLVILKGSIPGHKNSFVILYKGGNA
- the rplW gene encoding 50S ribosomal protein L23, whose amino-acid sequence is MFDPYRYVIKPVVTEKSTDLAGKYNQYTFIVSKDANKTSIKMSIEEIFKVKVKDLKIINVKGKPKRMGRNVGLTSSFKKAIITLMPGNKIEIFEGVQ